Within the Solibacillus silvestris genome, the region GATTATCTGTTTTATGTGTTGCATAAATTTTATGTATGTTCATGTATTTAAAGCTAAAATCTATAATTGCTCTTAATGCTTCGGTACCATAACCTTGATTCCACCATTATAACCAATTGAATAACTTACCTCACAGTTACCAATGGAAATGTCAAAATCATATAAATCGATTTCTCCAATTAGTTCATCACTTGCTTTCAATTCGATTCCCCAATAACAAAATTCCCTCGTTTTATATTACACCATTTATTACCAAATATTTATAAATAGTTCTCAATAATATGAAGATCCTTTAATAAAAAACATAAAAGAGCACCGAAGGAAATATTTTTCCAAACGGTGCTTCAGTTTTCTTTAATAGATTGTGCTATCTTACTTCTTTTTTTATGCATTTTACTCAACAAATGCTCCGACTTATGTATTATATATCTCGAAATTAACTCGTCTGTTTATGAGCATCTTCAAATTCACGGCTCAAAATTTCTTTAACATCCAATGGCTTGAAAGACGGAACTTCCTTGCAACTTTTAGTCAGCTCTTTATGGATGGCTAATAGCACTTCTTCATTCGCTACGATGCCAAATAAGCTCTCTCGCTTAATCTCACCTGTTGTATAGATTGATAGGTCATCATAAACTACGAAATCGATGTAGCGAACAATATTGAGGAAGCTGCCCCCATGTGTCATACCAATTCGTAATGGATCCTTTAAAGAAATGATTTTATTTTTAAAACCAAACTGGATGCCCCCAGCTGGAATATAAATGATTTTGTTTTTATCTGTTTCTACGATTTTTTCAACTTTTAAAAATTCAAGTTTCATCTTTACTCCCCCTATATTACATCTTACATATACCCTATTTTCACAATTACTAAATATGGTCAGCCATAAAGTTTTCAATTTATGCTCGTTTTTGCCCTATAAACATCACTCAAAGAGAATATAGATAATAAAAAATACAAATAATAGGTAAAAATGAAGAAGTTGATCTTTTATCTATTAATTCAGTATAAAATATACAATTTTGTAAAAGCTTATCTAAAGATGGAATGTTCGTAAGAAGCAAATTTGTAGCTACCGAAAAAGAATAAAAGGAGAGATTGCGATTCGAGCGAAGAGTGACGTATAGTGAAACGTTTGTTTGATATTAAACGGATGTTGTTGGTCATTATGGTATTAAATCTCATTGATGGCATTTGTACAGCTTGGGGACTCAGCAACGAATGGATTGAAGAAGCAAATCCCCTGTTGAGTTCACTTTCGCCCTTAATGATTCTCGGTACAAAAGTTATCTTATCTGGGTTAATTTGGTTGTTATGGAAGTCAAATTTCCCTACAAGGTTAACAAATGTTTGGCGTATAGTCCTTTCTTTCGTTATGTTCTTATATAGCGGAATATTCGTTCTACACATTACCTGGATAACAATGTTGTTGTAAAAAAGCAGAATTGGTTCTGCTTTTTTATTTTGGCTAGCCATAATAAGACCTCCTATCCCTTTCTTCTTAATCGCCAATTCCACTTGATTTGTTATAACAAAAACATAATGGAAATACCCAGTATCCTATTTACAAATTTCGACAATTCCAAAAAATAACTTCATTATAAAAAAGCGAAATTTTAACTAAAACCTAAACACTAGTGAAATATATACAGATAGCTCACGAGACTTTATTCCCCCTCAAATTTATCGATAAATTAGTCGGAAATAACATTTTGATTACCTTATTTTTTAAATGTTTAAACCACTAATTCTCTATCTTAATTAAAATACTGAACATTCCAACAAATTAACCGATGAATATTTGTCACCTTTTCCTACTTAAGAATAATACTTAACTATTAGTTAAGTGAACAAAAAGTCCCTCTTACAACCTAAAATAAAAAATTAACCTTTAGACCTATTGCCCTTTTTATAGGTTAAACTAATCCTTTTTCGAAATGGGAGATATGATTTATTATTTTTACGAAATCTCAGTAATCAGCTAAACCTTACTATTACCGATTACCATAATTGTCCAACTATGTCTCATTGCCCTCTTTCCCCTTAAAAAAATAGTCAATTAACTTCAAAAAATTTTTCATCTAAAATTTTCGACATAATACGATAAACAAACTTTTTTCGATAATCTAACATAGTACTTACATCTAGAGAATTTAAATTCACAAATTAGTAATTTCTACCCTAAAAAGCATAAAGAAAGGAGGAAAGGTTGTTCTTAAAGTACAACCTACAGCTTCAAATTACTATTAGAGGTACAAAGTGAATTCAAAATCGAAGGAGGAATACAAATGAGGAAGAAAAAAAATTCTAAAAAAGCACTTAGTATTTTTGCTACTGCAGCGATGACATTTTCTTTATTGACTCCAGGTGTTGCTAGCGCACAAACAACTTCCAATCAACTCTATGAATCATTTAGAGATTCGAGTTCGAGCGGTACTTTTAGTTCTGCACGCGAAAAATTGAATAAACGCTTACTTGAAAATTTCAAAGAGGAGAACAAAGTAACGTTCTTAGTCAAATTTAAAGATAAGGCGAATTCTACCGTAGTTGCTAAGGCTGCTCGCCAAAAGGCGGATGAATCAAACTTATCTGCTCTAAATGCAAAGTTGATTCAACGTTCTGCTGTTGTCTCTGAATTAAAGGCGACTTCTATTGAATCTCAACAATCAGTAATGCAATTCCTTGATCAAGAAGCGGCTAGTGGCAATGCAACAGATATTACATCCTTTTATATCGTAAATGCAATTGCTGTTACAGCAACTCAGGAAGTGGCAGAAAAAATCGCTACATTCGAAGAAGTGGAGAAAATTTTACCTAATGAAACACGTCAGCTCTTTACAACCAAAACTGAAAATGCTGTAACCCCAAATGCAGAAGTTGCAAACGTTGAGTGGAATATTGAACGGGTCAATGCACCTGAAGTTTGGGAAATGGGCATAGATGGTTCAGGTACAGTAGTTGCAAGTATTGATACGGGCGTTCAATGGGATCATCCAGCTTTAAAAGAAAAATACCGCGGCTATAACAAAGCCACTGGAGAAGTTTCTCATGATTATAGCTGGTATGATTCGACTTCTGCAGGAAGAGCTACTCCATATGACGACGTAGACCATGGGACACATGTTACTGGTACAATGGTCGGTAGTGAACAAAATGGCTCAAATCAAATTGGAGTTGCACCAGGGGCGAAATATATTGCTGTTAAAGCTTTCACTGCAAGCGGTGGAACAGATGCCGATCTATTAGAGGCAGCTCAATGGATTTTAGCACCTACAGATGCTAACGGAAACCCGCGCGTTGATATGGCGCCAGATGTCGTGAATAACTCTTGGGGCGGTGGGGCTGGATTAGACGAATGGTACCGTGATGTTGTTATTAACTGGCGTGCAGCAGAAATCTTCCCCGAATTCTCTGCAGGTAATACAACGTTCACAAATCCAGGTGGAGCTGGATCTGTTGCTGCACCAGCCAACTATCCGGAATCATTTGCTACAGGCGCAACGGACATTAATAACTTAGTTGGTAATTTCTCTCTACGTGGTCCTTCCCCTTATGCTGAAACTAAACCAGACATTTCTGCTCCTGGTGTTAACATTCGTTCATCTGTTCCGGGTGGAGGTTATGAAGGTGGTTGGAATGGTACATCGATGGCCGGTCCTGCTGTATCAGGTGTGGCTGCCCTCTTACGTCAAGTGAATGCAAATTTAACAGTAGATGAAATGGAACAGATTCTTCTAGACACTGCCAATCCATTAACAGATAGTCAATACCCTACTACACCTAACCATGGATATGGTTATGGATTAGTGGACGCATATGAAGCTGTTTCTTCAATTATTTCAGGATTAGGTACACTTGAAGGTCAAGTCACAAAAGCAGGAACTGATACTGAAGCACCTCAATTCGATCATACAGCCCCACATGAAACTTATGCTGGGATGGATTTAAATTTAACTGTTGCAGTAAGTGATAATATTAGTGTTTCCTCAGTATTACTTAACTACAAAGATGAAAATAATACGTGGCAACAAATCCCGGCTGGACGTAAATCGGGCGATCATAAAGCTGGTGAATTCGCTGTTGTTATACCGGGCGAATTAATTTCTGGTAATTCATTTACGTACAAATGGACAATTAATGACTTTGGTAACAATGAAGTAAATAGTGATGAATACATTGTAGAAGTAAAACCAGGGATCACTGTTGGTTATTCTGAAAACTTTGAAACTCAACCGATTGGCTGGTACTCATTTGGTACGAATGATAGCTGGGACTGGGGTGTACCAACATCTGGTCCAGGAAATGCTGCCTCAGGTGAAAAGGTATATGCAACAAACTTATCTGGCACATATGCAAACAGCATGAACGCGACACTTGTTGCACCTCCAATTGACCTGCCTGAAGGAAACTCATATTTACAATTTAAACATTGGCATAACTTCGAACAAGCTAGTTCTGGTAGAGCGTATGATTATGGACATGTATTCGTGTCAACAGACCAAGAAAACTG harbors:
- a CDS encoding molecular chaperone, which codes for MKLEFLKVEKIVETDKNKIIYIPAGGIQFGFKNKIISLKDPLRIGMTHGGSFLNIVRYIDFVVYDDLSIYTTGEIKRESLFGIVANEEVLLAIHKELTKSCKEVPSFKPLDVKEILSREFEDAHKQTS